The following coding sequences lie in one Syngnathus scovelli strain Florida chromosome 1, RoL_Ssco_1.2, whole genome shotgun sequence genomic window:
- the si:ch211-39i2.2 gene encoding DNA damage-inducible transcript 4-like protein-like, translating into MVDTATFLFGKQVPVLGEEESVTDVIGTYFFRLASLRQEEEKSTLLRRGSVDSGDETDGILHFTNMDAGLEHEEQVLQQDLTRRIERCLTEAKVSVLQCKMLLLPRQMTTRVGRDVLRSSTDEPCGLRGASIRVYVETKNGLKSLGCVFPDSSVTPTFELSVVFKVDMNDGWPPLKHIFESSKVLKLRPEYKLVKRKLYSSASPVIHEFNTHVRS; encoded by the exons ATGGTCGATACCGCGACATTTCTATTTGGAAAACAGGTGCCCGTCTTGGGAGAGGAAGAAAGCGTCACGGACGTTATAGGAACATACTTTTTCAGGCTCGCATCCCTGcgtcaagaagaagaaaaaagcacTTTGCTCCGACGGGGAAGCGTAGACAGTGGCGACGAGACCGACGGCATTTTACATT TTACCAACATGGATGCTGGTTTGGAGCACGAGGAGCAAGTCCTTCAACAAGATTTGACCCGGCGCATCGAGCGCTGCCTGACGGAGGCCAAGGTTTCGGTGCTCCAGTGCAAGATGCTGCTTCTCCCCCGCCAGATGACCACCAGGGTCGGTCGCGATGTGCTTCGCTCTTCCACAGATGAGCCGTGCGGGCTGCGGGGTGCTTCCATCAGGGTCTACGTGGAGACCAAGAATGGCCTAAAGTCTTTGGGGTGTGTTTTCCCGGACTCAAGTGTCACCCCGACATTTGAGCTGTCTGTCGTGTTTAAGGTGGACATGAATGACGGCTGGCCGCCACTCAAGCACATCTTTGAGAGCAGTAAAGTGTTAAAGCTTAGACCAGAGTACAAGCTAGTAAAGAGGAAGCTCTACTCTTCTGCTAGCCCCGTGATCCATGAGTTTAACACTCACGTGAGGAGTTga